One window from the genome of Anaerococcus sp. Marseille-Q7828 encodes:
- the secG gene encoding preprotein translocase subunit SecG, translating to MENFLAVVLMIASLIVIVAVTMQDPKTDGLGTLAGQETNVFGRSAHKTKNEMLDKVVVAGGVLLFLASIIFLIVM from the coding sequence ATGGAAAACTTTTTAGCAGTTGTTTTGATGATTGCATCGCTAATAGTTATAGTAGCTGTAACAATGCAAGATCCAAAAACTGATGGTTTGGGAACACTAGCTGGCCAAGAAACTAACGTATTTGGTAGAAGTGCTCACAAAACAAAAAACGAAATGTTAGATAAAGTAGTTGTTGCTGGCGGAGTTTTACTTTTCCTAGCAAGTATAATATTTCTAATAGTAATGTAG
- the eno gene encoding phosphopyruvate hydratase, whose product MSLITSVYARQILDSRGNPTVEVEVETELGGFGRAAVPSGASTGEWEAVELRDGDDSYYLGKSVQQAVENVNEKIADELVFVYDVTDQVGIDQAMIELDGTKNKGNLGANAILGVSLAVAKAAADESGLPLYAYLGGPNAKLLPTPMMNILNGGEHADNSVDIQEFMIFPLGADTFSHALQMGAEVFHNLKKVLKDKGYNTAVGDEGGFAPNLKSNEEALQIIVEAIETAGYVPGKDVFIAMDCASSEFYNKEDGKYHLEGEGTVYSEDEMIDWLESLVEKYPIVSIEDGLDENDWEGWAKLTERLGNKVQLVGDDLFVTNTEKLEKGIKENVANSILIKVNQIGSLTETLNAIEMAKQAGYTAVVSHRSGETEDVTISDLVVAVNAGQIKTGAPSRTDRVAKYNQLLRIEDELWTNAEFKGLKAFYNLKDRFND is encoded by the coding sequence ATGAGCTTAATTACAAGTGTATATGCAAGACAAATCTTAGACTCAAGAGGAAATCCAACAGTAGAAGTTGAAGTAGAAACAGAACTTGGCGGTTTTGGCCGTGCTGCAGTACCAAGTGGTGCATCAACAGGTGAATGGGAAGCTGTAGAACTTCGTGATGGAGATGATAGCTACTATCTAGGCAAATCTGTTCAACAAGCTGTAGAAAATGTAAATGAAAAAATTGCTGATGAACTAGTATTTGTTTATGACGTAACAGATCAAGTTGGTATTGACCAAGCTATGATTGAACTAGATGGAACAAAAAACAAGGGAAATCTTGGGGCAAATGCTATCCTTGGTGTATCTCTTGCAGTAGCAAAAGCAGCAGCAGATGAATCTGGTCTTCCACTATATGCATACCTTGGTGGACCAAATGCAAAACTTCTTCCAACACCAATGATGAACATCCTAAATGGTGGGGAACACGCTGATAACTCAGTAGATATCCAAGAATTTATGATTTTCCCACTAGGAGCTGATACATTCTCACATGCTCTACAAATGGGTGCAGAAGTATTCCACAACCTTAAAAAAGTACTAAAAGATAAGGGATATAATACAGCAGTTGGTGATGAGGGTGGATTTGCTCCAAACCTTAAATCAAACGAAGAAGCTCTACAAATTATCGTAGAAGCTATAGAAACAGCAGGCTATGTTCCAGGTAAAGATGTATTTATAGCTATGGACTGCGCTTCAAGTGAATTCTACAACAAAGAAGATGGTAAATACCACCTAGAAGGTGAAGGAACAGTTTACTCAGAAGATGAAATGATTGACTGGCTAGAAAGTCTAGTAGAAAAATATCCAATCGTATCTATCGAAGACGGTCTAGATGAAAATGACTGGGAAGGTTGGGCAAAACTTACAGAAAGACTTGGCAACAAAGTTCAACTAGTAGGTGATGACCTATTTGTAACAAATACTGAAAAACTTGAAAAAGGTATCAAAGAAAATGTTGCAAACTCAATTCTAATCAAAGTTAACCAAATCGGATCTCTAACAGAAACACTAAATGCTATCGAAATGGCAAAACAAGCTGGATACACTGCAGTAGTTTCTCACAGATCTGGTGAAACTGAAGACGTTACAATTTCTGATCTTGTAGTAGCTGTAAATGCTGGACAAATTAAAACAGGTGCACCTTCAAGAACAGATCGTGTTGCAAAATACAATCAACTATTAAGAATTGAAGATGAACTTTGGACAAATGCAGAATTTAAAGGTCTAAAAGCATTCTATAATCTAAAAGATAGATTCAATGACTAA
- the tpiA gene encoding triose-phosphate isomerase, protein MRKPVIVGNWKMNKTVTEAKDLLEAIKNTELDSEVEAGVCVPAIDLCAASKVLEGTDIKFGGQNMYFEESGAFTGEISPLMLNDIKADYVILGHSERRDIFGECDELINKKVLSAFEHGLTPILCCGESLEEREANKQEEKVKSQIEADLKDVSEDDVKKLIIAYEPIWAIGTGKTASAEDAEAMCAYIRNLVADLYSKEAAEAVRIQYGGSVKPANVKELMAKENIDGALVGGASLKAEDFAALVNHRK, encoded by the coding sequence ATGCGTAAACCAGTAATCGTTGGAAATTGGAAGATGAACAAAACTGTTACAGAAGCTAAAGACCTACTAGAGGCTATTAAAAATACAGAGCTTGATAGCGAAGTAGAAGCAGGAGTTTGTGTACCAGCAATAGATTTATGTGCAGCATCCAAGGTTTTAGAAGGAACTGACATTAAATTCGGTGGCCAAAATATGTACTTTGAAGAGTCAGGAGCATTTACAGGAGAGATTTCTCCACTAATGCTAAATGATATTAAGGCTGACTATGTAATATTGGGCCATTCTGAACGTCGTGACATCTTTGGTGAATGCGATGAACTAATCAATAAAAAAGTTTTATCTGCATTTGAACATGGCCTTACACCAATTCTTTGCTGTGGTGAATCTCTAGAAGAAAGAGAAGCTAACAAGCAAGAAGAAAAAGTTAAATCACAAATTGAAGCTGACCTTAAAGATGTAAGCGAAGATGATGTTAAGAAATTAATCATAGCTTATGAACCAATTTGGGCAATAGGAACTGGAAAAACAGCTTCAGCTGAAGATGCAGAAGCAATGTGTGCTTACATTAGAAACTTAGTTGCTGATTTATATTCTAAAGAAGCAGCAGAAGCAGTACGTATCCAATACGGTGGATCTGTAAAACCAGCAAATGTTAAGGAACTAATGGCAAAAGAAAATATTGACGGTGCTCTAGTAGGTGGAGCAAGCCTTAAAGCAGAAGATTTTGCTGCTCTAGTAAATCATAGAAAATAA
- a CDS encoding phosphoglycerate kinase produces the protein MNKKTVKDLDVKGKKVLVRVDFNVPLSKENKGEIADDTRIKAALPTIDYLIENDAKVILMSHLGRPKGEANPEFALKPVAEWLENHYGDKFHFLPSPEVVDDKVKEEVANLKEGELALLENTRYVGGETKNDEEFSKKLASLADLYVNDAFGTSHRAHSSNVGVASILPSAVGFLIEKEIDVMGKALEDPEKPFVSILGGAKVSDKIGVIENLLTKVDTILIGGGMAYTFLKAQGKEIGKSLLEEDKMDLSLELLERAKENGVEILLPVDVVIADEIAPGVDTQIVDIDSIPADKEALDIGPKTAELFAEKIKAAKTVVWNGPMGVFEIKEFSNGTNEVAKALAEADATTIVGGGDSALAIEMAGLKDKITHVSTGGGASLEFLEGKDLPGISAIEDK, from the coding sequence ATGAACAAAAAGACTGTAAAAGATTTAGATGTTAAAGGAAAAAAAGTACTAGTTAGAGTTGATTTTAACGTTCCTCTTTCAAAAGAAAACAAGGGCGAAATTGCTGATGATACAAGAATTAAGGCGGCTCTTCCTACTATAGACTACCTAATAGAAAATGATGCTAAGGTTATCTTGATGAGCCACTTAGGTAGACCAAAGGGAGAAGCAAACCCTGAATTTGCCCTAAAGCCAGTTGCTGAATGGTTAGAAAACCACTACGGTGACAAATTCCACTTTTTACCAAGCCCTGAAGTAGTGGATGATAAGGTTAAAGAAGAAGTTGCAAATCTTAAAGAAGGTGAACTTGCCCTACTAGAAAATACCAGATATGTAGGTGGAGAAACAAAGAATGATGAAGAGTTCTCAAAGAAATTAGCTTCTCTTGCTGATCTTTATGTAAATGATGCCTTTGGTACTAGCCATAGAGCACACTCATCAAATGTAGGAGTTGCAAGTATTCTCCCATCAGCAGTAGGATTCTTGATTGAAAAAGAAATTGATGTTATGGGCAAGGCTTTGGAAGATCCAGAAAAACCATTTGTATCAATCCTTGGTGGTGCAAAGGTATCTGATAAGATTGGTGTAATTGAAAACCTACTTACAAAAGTTGATACTATCCTAATCGGTGGTGGTATGGCTTATACTTTCCTAAAAGCACAAGGCAAGGAAATCGGCAAATCTCTTCTAGAAGAAGACAAGATGGATCTTTCTCTTGAACTACTAGAAAGAGCTAAGGAAAATGGAGTAGAAATCCTACTTCCAGTTGACGTAGTAATTGCAGATGAGATCGCTCCTGGAGTAGATACTCAAATAGTTGACATAGATAGTATTCCTGCTGACAAAGAAGCTTTAGACATCGGACCAAAGACTGCAGAATTATTTGCTGAAAAAATCAAAGCAGCAAAAACAGTTGTTTGGAATGGACCAATGGGAGTATTTGAAATCAAAGAATTCTCAAATGGTACCAATGAAGTTGCTAAGGCACTAGCTGAAGCTGATGCTACAACAATAGTTGGTGGTGGAGACTCTGCTCTTGCTATTGAAATGGCAGGCCTAAAGGATAAAATTACCCACGTTTCTACAGGTGGTGGAGCAAGCTTAGAATTCCTAGAAGGAAAAGACCTACCAGGTATTTCTGCAATAGAAGATAAATAA
- the gap gene encoding type I glyceraldehyde-3-phosphate dehydrogenase: MTTKVAINGFGRIGRLTLRRIAKVEDDIEVVAINDLIDKHGLAYAFKYDTAQGRFDGDFEETEDGFKVNGKEIKIFAERNPEDLPWGELGVDVVLECTGFFTEKEKAEAHIKAGAKKVLISAPGKGDMKTIVYGVNHEILDGSETVVSAASCTTNCLAPMVNVLVKEFGFVTGQMSTIHAYTATQAIQDTPASKKDLRGGRAAAQNTIPASTGAAKAVGKVLPEVEGKIDGTALRVPTITGSVTELYSILEKKVTVEEVNEAMKKYSSDAFAYETEDVVSSDIIGYPAGSVFDSQLTKVVENGDTQIVKTVAWYDNEAGYVSNLVRTLDYLAKL, encoded by the coding sequence ATGACAACTAAAGTAGCAATTAATGGATTTGGTAGAATCGGACGTTTAACACTAAGAAGAATAGCAAAAGTAGAAGATGATATCGAAGTAGTAGCTATCAACGACCTTATTGATAAACATGGTCTTGCTTATGCTTTCAAATACGATACAGCACAAGGAAGATTTGACGGTGATTTTGAAGAAACAGAAGATGGTTTCAAAGTAAATGGTAAAGAAATCAAAATCTTTGCTGAAAGAAACCCAGAAGATCTACCATGGGGTGAACTAGGAGTAGACGTTGTTCTTGAATGTACAGGATTCTTTACAGAAAAAGAAAAAGCAGAAGCTCACATCAAAGCTGGTGCTAAAAAAGTTCTTATCTCAGCTCCTGGTAAAGGTGACATGAAAACTATCGTTTATGGTGTAAATCACGAAATACTTGATGGTTCAGAAACAGTTGTTTCAGCAGCAAGCTGTACAACAAACTGTCTTGCACCAATGGTAAATGTACTAGTAAAAGAATTTGGATTTGTTACAGGACAAATGTCAACAATCCACGCATACACAGCAACACAAGCTATCCAAGATACTCCAGCTTCTAAAAAAGACCTTAGAGGTGGACGTGCAGCTGCACAAAACACAATCCCAGCTTCAACAGGTGCTGCAAAAGCAGTAGGTAAAGTATTACCAGAAGTTGAAGGTAAAATTGATGGTACAGCTCTAAGAGTTCCAACAATTACAGGATCTGTTACAGAACTTTACTCAATTCTTGAGAAAAAAGTTACTGTAGAAGAAGTTAATGAAGCTATGAAAAAATACTCATCTGATGCATTTGCTTATGAAACTGAAGATGTTGTATCTAGCGATATAATCGGATACCCAGCAGGATCTGTTTTCGATTCACAACTTACAAAAGTTGTTGAAAATGGCGATACACAAATCGTTAAAACAGTAGCTTGGTATGATAACGAAGCAGGTTACGTATCTAACCTTGTAAGAACACTTGATTATTTAGCTAAACTTTAA
- the trxB gene encoding thioredoxin-disulfide reductase, translating to MYDVIILGAGPAGLTAGLYAGRSKLNTLIIEKAIPGGQIATTAFVENYPGSIEEASGMGLSDRMYEQAKEFCEFKTANVTKVELEGKVKKIYTEDGEVIEAKVVIISTGASHRKLGAKGEDEFANRGVSYCATCDGPFFTGLDIFVVGGGDSALEEALYLTKFAKSVSIIHRRDEFRASQVVVDKVKANDKIKLVLDSVVNEIKGEKDATSIIVENVKTHETSELKSEDNGPIGVFIFVGYIPQTDIFEGIIDLDHGYIKTDDDMKTEIEGVFAIGDTRVKSVRQMVTAAGDGCIAAVVANRYLEGQVW from the coding sequence ATGTATGATGTAATAATATTGGGAGCAGGTCCAGCAGGGCTTACTGCAGGACTTTATGCTGGTAGATCTAAGCTTAATACTTTGATAATAGAAAAAGCAATACCAGGTGGACAAATTGCTACCACAGCCTTTGTAGAAAACTATCCTGGTTCTATAGAAGAAGCTTCAGGAATGGGTCTTTCTGATAGGATGTATGAGCAAGCAAAGGAATTTTGTGAATTTAAAACTGCAAATGTCACAAAAGTAGAGCTTGAAGGCAAGGTTAAAAAAATCTACACAGAAGATGGGGAAGTTATAGAAGCAAAGGTTGTAATAATTTCTACTGGTGCAAGCCATAGGAAACTTGGAGCCAAGGGAGAAGATGAATTTGCTAATAGGGGTGTATCTTATTGTGCGACTTGCGACGGACCATTTTTTACAGGACTTGATATATTTGTAGTAGGTGGTGGAGATAGCGCCCTAGAAGAAGCTTTATACTTAACCAAATTTGCCAAATCTGTAAGCATTATCCATAGACGTGACGAATTTAGAGCAAGTCAAGTAGTAGTAGATAAGGTAAAAGCAAATGATAAAATTAAACTTGTCCTAGACTCTGTTGTAAATGAAATTAAGGGTGAAAAGGATGCCACATCTATTATTGTTGAAAATGTTAAAACTCATGAAACTTCTGAATTAAAAAGTGAGGATAATGGTCCAATTGGGGTATTTATATTTGTAGGGTACATTCCACAAACAGATATATTCGAAGGTATTATTGATTTGGATCATGGCTATATAAAAACTGATGACGATATGAAAACAGAAATCGAAGGTGTTTTTGCAATCGGTGATACAAGAGTAAAGAGTGTACGCCAGATGGTTACAGCAGCAGGTGATGGATGTATAGCGGCAGTAGTGGCAAATAGGTATTTGGAAGGTCAAGTTTGGTAA
- a CDS encoding tRNA (cytidine(34)-2'-O)-methyltransferase, whose protein sequence is MFNIVLLAPEYPGNVGNIGRTCVLTKSRLHLVRPFKFDLSDKSLKKAGIDYWDKVDLTIHDSIEEFLEFIKDKDFYLVETGTDKVYSDVKFKDDDYLIFGREREGIDKDILDRYYERIITIPMTKEIDRSLNLANSVSIVLYEALRQNKFNF, encoded by the coding sequence GTGTTTAATATAGTACTTTTAGCTCCAGAATACCCTGGAAATGTCGGAAACATTGGTAGAACTTGTGTCCTTACTAAATCAAGGTTACATTTGGTAAGACCCTTCAAATTTGACCTATCTGATAAGTCCCTTAAAAAAGCTGGGATCGACTACTGGGACAAAGTAGATTTGACCATACACGATTCTATAGAAGAATTTTTGGAATTTATAAAGGATAAAGATTTCTACCTAGTGGAAACAGGAACTGATAAAGTTTATTCTGATGTAAAATTTAAAGACGACGATTATCTAATATTTGGTAGAGAAAGAGAAGGAATTGACAAAGATATTTTAGATAGATATTACGAAAGGATAATCACAATACCTATGACCAAAGAAATAGATAGGTCACTTAATCTAGCAAATTCGGTCTCAATTGTCCTATATGAGGCGCTAAGACAAAATAAATTTAATTTTTAG
- a CDS encoding HAD family hydrolase — MIKLFAIDMDGTLLNSDGKLSSATKDALQKLNESGVKSVLCSGRVATSIEYFNGLLELDNPVIANNGAIIKINKDKVLLSHPLEDQHLKDLIDFCSEHKCIYHFYDEDTFYSNRLNQKGINHLLIDNDYGMNVQCYLNISEAPYQRLKERNKNAYKILVGNLKDHPYGEDKIVDIFNDRFGNDLYITSSGMSSIEIMEMGVNKWTGILELADFLGISKEEIAAIGDSHNDIPMIQGAELSFAMGNANQALKDLAKYTVSDNNSSGIADAVDRILAYNKENPSV, encoded by the coding sequence ATGATTAAATTATTTGCTATAGATATGGATGGTACGCTCTTAAATAGTGATGGCAAGCTTAGCTCAGCTACAAAAGATGCCCTACAAAAGCTAAATGAGAGCGGAGTAAAGTCAGTGCTTTGTTCGGGTAGGGTAGCAACATCAATCGAGTATTTTAATGGGCTACTTGAACTTGACAACCCAGTTATAGCTAACAATGGAGCCATAATAAAGATAAATAAAGATAAGGTTTTGTTATCCCACCCACTAGAAGACCAACATTTAAAGGATCTGATTGATTTTTGTTCAGAACATAAGTGCATCTATCATTTCTATGATGAGGACACATTTTATTCAAATCGCTTAAACCAAAAGGGTATTAATCACCTATTAATAGATAATGATTATGGTATGAATGTCCAATGCTATTTGAACATTTCTGAGGCCCCATACCAAAGGCTAAAGGAGAGAAATAAAAATGCCTATAAAATCCTTGTCGGCAACCTCAAAGACCATCCTTATGGAGAAGATAAGATTGTAGATATCTTTAATGATAGATTTGGCAATGATCTTTATATTACATCATCTGGAATGAGTAGTATAGAGATTATGGAAATGGGTGTAAATAAATGGACCGGGATCTTAGAGTTGGCAGACTTTTTGGGTATAAGTAAGGAAGAAATTGCTGCAATCGGTGATTCCCACAATGATATTCCAATGATTCAAGGTGCAGAACTTTCATTTGCTATGGGAAATGCTAACCAAGCCTTGAAAGATTTAGCTAAATATACTGTATCTGACAATAATAGTTCAGGAATTGCTGATGCGGTTGATAGAATCTTAGCATATAATAAGGAAAATCCAAGTGTTTAA
- the nth gene encoding endonuclease III — protein MKEVLDILDRLYPDTSNQFLNFTTPFEALIATMLSAQTTDIRVNSVTSELFKVANRPEDFCKMDIKEIEDWIKTVGIYKNKAKNIKKTSEILVKDYNSQVPNKKNELIKLPGVGNKTANVVLANAFDIPAFPVDTHVFRLSNRIGMADANNVEKTEKDLERNVPREKWNITHKKLILHGRKVCKARKPLCQTCDLNKLCLYYRSLND, from the coding sequence ATAAAAGAAGTTTTAGATATTCTAGATAGGCTTTATCCAGATACTTCTAATCAATTTTTGAACTTTACAACACCCTTCGAAGCTCTCATTGCTACAATGCTTTCAGCACAAACTACTGATATCAGAGTAAATAGTGTAACAAGTGAACTTTTTAAAGTTGCAAATAGGCCAGAAGATTTTTGTAAAATGGATATAAAAGAGATTGAAGATTGGATTAAAACTGTTGGAATATATAAAAATAAGGCAAAAAATATTAAAAAAACAAGTGAAATATTGGTAAAAGATTACAATAGCCAAGTTCCAAATAAAAAAAATGAACTTATAAAATTACCAGGCGTAGGTAACAAGACTGCCAATGTAGTTTTGGCCAATGCCTTTGATATACCAGCTTTTCCTGTAGATACTCATGTTTTTAGACTTTCAAATAGGATAGGAATGGCTGATGCCAATAATGTAGAGAAAACAGAGAAAGATCTAGAAAGAAATGTTCCAAGAGAAAAGTGGAATATAACCCACAAAAAGTTAATTTTACATGGGAGAAAAGTGTGTAAGGCTAGGAAACCTCTTTGCCAAACTTGTGATCTTAATAAACTTTGCTTATATTATAGGAGTTTGAATGATTAA
- the rodA gene encoding rod shape-determining protein RodA encodes MFNLKKKNLKDLDILLLLATLALCVYGLVVLYSAYGGDLSAIKTQIGSTVIGFLAIALICTMDLDVIKKSLWAVYGLSIFLLIITLIFGRGLDEWGAKSWVYIGSFSIQPSEIVKILLIFSFAAYLDKYKLTINEVKRLVITLAFVGLPITLILLQPDFGTAMVYIFFIAAMLFVAGISWKWILIFAAIGLTTGFIVLTNLSGYRADRIENFLNPSRDTSGSNWQQQQGMIAIGSGMFNGRGYMKGTQSQYGYIPEKETDFIFSVLAEEMGFLGAIILIILFAIVILRLVAIAKNSQNTFISILVTGIAAMLFIHIFENIGMTIGLMPVTGIPLPFLSSGGTFQLICLAEIGLALSASMQKTMKDPDALDEEVISIIDPAKIAISKKRQIKTP; translated from the coding sequence ATGTTTAATTTGAAAAAGAAGAATCTAAAAGATTTAGATATATTATTATTACTGGCAACCTTAGCTCTTTGTGTCTATGGCTTGGTTGTCTTATATTCTGCTTATGGTGGTGACCTTTCAGCTATAAAGACACAAATAGGATCGACTGTAATTGGTTTTTTGGCCATAGCCTTAATATGTACCATGGATTTAGATGTTATTAAAAAATCCTTGTGGGCGGTCTATGGACTTTCCATCTTTTTGCTAATTATTACTTTAATATTTGGTAGAGGACTTGATGAATGGGGTGCTAAATCTTGGGTCTATATCGGCTCATTTTCTATCCAACCATCTGAGATAGTAAAAATACTCTTGATATTTTCCTTTGCAGCCTATCTTGATAAATATAAACTTACTATCAACGAAGTAAAAAGATTAGTAATAACCTTAGCTTTTGTAGGACTACCTATTACTTTGATACTCTTACAGCCAGACTTTGGTACAGCTATGGTTTATATATTCTTCATTGCAGCTATGCTGTTTGTAGCAGGTATTTCTTGGAAATGGATACTGATTTTTGCCGCTATTGGCCTTACAACGGGTTTCATAGTTTTGACAAATCTTTCTGGTTACAGGGCTGATAGGATAGAAAACTTCCTAAACCCCTCTAGAGATACATCAGGTTCAAACTGGCAACAACAACAAGGAATGATAGCCATAGGATCTGGTATGTTCAATGGAAGAGGCTACATGAAGGGAACTCAGTCCCAGTATGGTTATATACCAGAAAAAGAAACAGACTTTATATTTTCAGTACTTGCTGAAGAAATGGGTTTTCTAGGTGCAATTATACTGATTATTCTCTTTGCTATTGTAATCTTAAGACTAGTAGCTATAGCTAAAAATTCTCAAAATACTTTCATAAGTATTTTAGTAACTGGAATAGCAGCCATGTTATTTATCCACATTTTTGAAAATATAGGAATGACTATAGGTTTGATGCCAGTTACAGGTATTCCCCTACCTTTCTTATCATCTGGCGGTACCTTCCAATTGATTTGCTTGGCAGAAATTGGCCTTGCCCTATCTGCGTCTATGCAAAAAACAATGAAAGATCCAGATGCCCTAGATGAAGAAGTTATTTCGATAATCGATCCAGCAAAAATTGCAATTTCTAAAAAAAGACAAATTAAAACACCGTAA
- a CDS encoding V-type ATP synthase subunit D, which yields MEIKSTAPTKANLIAAKDQLSLLNTGLDILDKSRKALIGAHDSKIKQRDELNDQVNETIARVSKNFKKAMVTMGEAKLNDIASLLPVDNSISLKESEFMQTKVYDIDFTPQKLSLSYSFYETNETFDQAVLSFNELKSKILKLAELDTTINNLDRQIKKTSKKVNSLEKVQIPKLEDRIKEISSLIEEKEREEFSKTKMVKDRKLKENTEV from the coding sequence ATGGAAATAAAATCAACAGCCCCTACCAAGGCCAATTTGATTGCAGCCAAAGACCAATTATCCTTACTAAACACAGGTCTTGATATCCTAGATAAGTCTAGAAAAGCTCTAATCGGAGCCCATGATTCAAAGATTAAACAAAGAGATGAGCTAAATGATCAGGTAAATGAAACTATAGCTAGAGTAAGCAAAAACTTTAAAAAAGCTATGGTTACCATGGGAGAGGCAAAGCTAAATGACATAGCAAGCCTTCTTCCAGTTGATAATAGTATAAGCCTTAAGGAAAGTGAATTTATGCAGACAAAGGTCTATGACATAGATTTCACTCCGCAAAAATTAAGTTTATCATATTCATTTTATGAAACAAACGAGACATTTGACCAAGCTGTGCTATCGTTTAATGAGCTTAAAAGCAAAATTTTAAAATTAGCAGAACTTGATACGACAATAAATAACCTTGATAGGCAGATTAAAAAAACAAGTAAAAAAGTAAATTCTCTAGAGAAAGTTCAAATACCAAAACTAGAGGATAGAATAAAGGAAATTTCATCATTAATCGAAGAAAAGGAAAGAGAAGAATTCTCTAAGACAAAGATGGTTAAAGATAGGAAATTAAAAGAAAACACCGAAGTTTAG
- a CDS encoding V-type ATP synthase subunit B, which produces MRKEYTKVKRIESSIIEIEKVANVAYNAVVSVHALGMDFVGQVVKIDDDTISIEVFGNTQDFSLDDIVIKFEEKPLAIPLNENILGRTFDGLARPIDNGGEVYAEKTYPVEGEPLNPVAREYPRDFIQTGISAIDTLTTLIRGQKLPIFSGYGLSHNQIAAQIVRQAKLKTDEDFAFVFAAMGIKKDEAMFFEDAFNKAGVRDKVVMYQNLADSPIMERLIAPKCALTAAEYLAYEKGYHVLVIITDMTSYSEALREVSSIRQEVPSRKGYPGYLYSDLATLYERAGMIRGTKGSVTLIPILTMPNDDITHPVPDLTGYITEGQIVIDRGLFNKGIYPPINVLPSLSRLMKDGIGEGYTRADHEDLMNQIYESYSHVGEVRNIAQIVGEDDLSDIDKKYLEFGDEFEKRFLSQDPTENRELDQSLDLGWEILKILPRTELHRVSPENLDKFIGN; this is translated from the coding sequence ATGCGTAAGGAATACACAAAAGTAAAAAGAATTGAATCCTCCATCATAGAAATAGAAAAAGTTGCTAACGTTGCCTACAATGCTGTAGTATCAGTTCATGCCCTTGGTATGGATTTTGTAGGTCAAGTCGTAAAAATAGACGATGATACTATATCTATAGAGGTTTTTGGTAATACCCAAGACTTCTCCCTAGATGATATAGTAATCAAATTTGAGGAAAAACCATTAGCAATTCCACTAAATGAAAATATTTTGGGAAGAACCTTTGATGGACTAGCACGTCCTATTGATAATGGTGGGGAAGTTTATGCAGAAAAAACTTATCCAGTTGAAGGCGAACCACTAAACCCAGTTGCTCGTGAGTATCCAAGAGATTTTATTCAAACAGGTATATCAGCTATAGATACTCTGACAACTCTAATCCGTGGACAAAAACTTCCTATATTTTCAGGTTATGGTCTTTCCCACAACCAAATAGCAGCACAAATTGTTAGACAAGCAAAGCTAAAAACTGACGAAGACTTTGCCTTTGTATTTGCTGCAATGGGAATTAAAAAAGATGAAGCTATGTTTTTTGAAGATGCCTTCAATAAGGCAGGTGTCCGTGATAAGGTAGTAATGTACCAAAACCTTGCAGATAGCCCAATAATGGAACGTCTTATAGCTCCTAAGTGTGCCCTAACTGCAGCAGAATATTTAGCCTATGAAAAAGGCTACCATGTTTTGGTAATAATTACAGATATGACTTCATATTCAGAAGCCTTGCGTGAGGTTTCATCAATCAGACAAGAGGTTCCATCTCGTAAGGGTTACCCAGGTTATCTTTATTCTGACCTTGCAACCCTATACGAAAGAGCTGGTATGATTCGTGGTACAAAGGGATCAGTAACACTTATTCCAATACTAACCATGCCAAATGATGACATTACCCACCCAGTACCTGACCTTACAGGTTATATTACAGAAGGACAGATTGTAATTGATAGAGGTCTATTTAATAAGGGTATCTATCCACCAATCAATGTTCTCCCATCTCTATCCCGTCTTATGAAAGATGGTATTGGTGAGGGTTATACGAGAGCAGACCATGAAGACTTGATGAACCAAATTTATGAATCATATTCCCATGTCGGTGAGGTTAGAAATATAGCCCAAATCGTTGGTGAAGATGACCTATCAGATATAGACAAGAAGTACTTGGAATTTGGCGATGAGTTTGAAAAAAGATTCCTATCCCAAGATCCAACTGAAAATAGAGAGCTTGACCAAAGTTTAGATTTAGGTTGGGAAATCCTAAAAATATTACCAAGAACAGAGCTTCACAGGGTAAGTCCTGAAAACTTGGATAAGTTTATAGGTAATTAA